The Candidatus Hydrogenedentota bacterium genome contains the following window.
GCCACGAGCTCCTGGAAGTGGAGCTCATCAGCGATCGCGCCGGCATCCTCTACGAGGGCGAACTGCAAAAGCTGGGCACGATCGACGAACTCCTCACCGACCGCGACGTAACGATCGTGGTCGAGGGCGCCTCCGACGATGCGCTGAGCGCGCTCGCCGCCCGGGGCATTACGGCCGAGGACCGCATCGAAGGCAGGCTCGTGCTCCGCGTCTCGAACGAGACCAGCGCCTACGAGGCCCTCGCCCTCTGCAAAGATCAGAACCTGAACCTGTTGAGTGTGGCGCCGCGCCGCGAAACCCTGGAAGAACTCTTCGTCCGCACCGTGGGTGAAGCACAAAATCGGAGTAAGGCTTGATATGTCGGCGGTAATGGATTACATGCGCGGCCCCTGGTACATCGCGTTGTTCACGTGGCGCGAGGGTATCCGCAAGAAAACCCTGGTCGGCTTTCTCATTCTGAGTCTGCTCGTCATCTTCGGCGCAAGCTTCATGTCGGCCTTCCTCAACCAGTCCACCGCCTCGGCGGAATCGCAATCGGAACTGGATCTCAAACTGATCAAGGATATCTGCGTCACGACGATCTCGATCTTCGGCATGCTGATCGCCATTTTCATTTCGGCTTCCGTCGTGCCCAATGAGGTGGAGAACAAGGTCATCTACACCGTGCTGTCCAAGCCGGTGCGCCGCCTCCAGTACCTGCTCGGCAAGTTCATCGGCGTCCAGATGATCATCCTGGCGAACCTGTTGCTCATGGCGGGCCTGTTCTTCATCGCCATCTGGAGCAAGCAGGGCGTCATGCCCACACTGCTGTTGTGGTCGGTGTCGCTCACCTACTTCGAGTTCCTCGTGGTCTCGGCGTTCACCTTCGCCATCTCCTGCACCTCCACCTCCGCGGTGCTCCCCACCATCGGCGGCCTCTTCATCTACATGATCGGGAACCTCACCGAGTACCTCAAGGACGTGCACCTGCGCGCGCGGGAGAGCGAGGAAGCCTTCAGCATGCTCCTCGGCAACCTGGCCCAGTGGCTCTACAACATCCTGCCCAACCTCCAGAAGTTCAGCATGAAGAATTACATACTGGACATGCCGCCGAACGACCCGCTGCCCCCCGAAGTCTGGGACCAGATCCCCAATCTTCTGATTTACGGGCTGGCCTACGCGCTCTCGGGCTATCTGATCGCGTATTGGGTATTCCGCCGCAAGGAGCTGTAGCACCATGGCCAATTTCATGAAAAGCCATCCGAACATCACGCTCGCGGGGCTCATCACGATCGTGACCCTGCTCGGCGCGATTCAGGGCCAGCGGCTCGACCGGCTCTTTGAGGCCGACGCGTTTTACAAGTGGATGACCGCCGCCGCGACCAACGAGCGCTTCAACTGGGAAGAAGCCACGGATCACGAGGATCCCGAGCTCTACCGGAAAGTCGTGGAGGCCTCGGCGCCGCTTCTCGCCGATGTGGACACGAGCGCCGTGGCGGCGCCCGAGGGGACCAGCCGCCTCAGCCTGGCGCTGAGCGAGCAGGAGAACGCTCGTATCGTCTACGAACTCGCAAAAGGCCGCGAGATGCGGGATCTCCGGGCGGAGTTCCTGGAGAAGCTGCGGAAGGACCGTCTCTACTACACCCAGGACCTGACCTACCAGAAAGTCGTCGCCGGCATGGAGGGCGAAGGTTCCGTCAGTATCTTCAACCTCTTTTTCGGATTCCGAAAGGTTGCCGCGAACTTCATCTGGCTGCAGGTCGACCGTTACTGGCATATGGGGCACCTATACAAGATGGTGCCCCTCATGAAGACGTGCGTGCTCCTGGACCCCAACTTCGTGGATGCATACATTCTCGGAGCGTGGCACCTGGGATACAACGCGACGGCGAAAATGGAAATCACGCCCATGCCCTTGAAGGTATGGAGCGACAAGTACAAGGACTGTCTGGGCGAGCGCGAACGCTATTACTACCTCGCCATCGATTTCCTCAAGGACGGTATCCGGAACAATCCCCGGAACTACAAGCTCTTCTTCGATCTTGGCTTCGGCATGTACCGCGAGAAACTCCAGGACATCGACAATGCCATCCTGTACCTGACCGAAGCCGTGCGCCTGCCCCACGAGCGGTGGGTGCCGCGCATGCTCTACAAGTGCCTCGAAGAAGACGGGCAGTACGAGAAGGCCATGGAAGGCTGGAAAATCAACCTCGAGCGCTTCCCCGACCACGAGGTGACCATGCGCTCCATGGACCGCCTGCGTGGCCTCATGGCGGAGCAGAGATACGAAGCGGCCCTGGCGGCGGCGAAGGCCGCTACGGACCCGGCGGAGCGGGAGCGGCTTCAGGCCGAAGCCCGGACCGAGTTTGACGAGGCGTACGCCATCTGGGACGCCATGAACGAGCCCTTCGCCGAAGGCCGAAAGAACCGGCTCGACGCCATCCAGAAGGCCGAACGCGGCCAATACATGGAGGCGGTCGCCTTCCTGGACAAGGGCCGATTTGAAGTGGGATCGCTCTTCGAAGAGCTTTCCAATATGATTATCAAGTACAAGCAGGCCGGCGGCATTCCGCTTTCCCTCACGGAGAAGAAGCAACTCATTCGCGAGGAAGAGGCCGTCGAGTGCATCGGGATGCCCGAGGAAGAAAAACAGCGGCGCGTTCAGGCGTTGCGCGAGCGCTGGGCGACCTGACACGCGCCCTCGCATTACACGACGAATCATAACCGTGGTGAGCCGCTTGCCCCGCAGCGCGGCTCACCACTTTTAACACTTGCCGTCAACGGCGGGGAAGGGCTGTCGATTGTCCAGGGAGGAGGAGATCCGGAAGCGCCTGGAGAGCGTGCGCGCGCGCATTACGTCCGCCGCGGAACGGTCCGGCCGCAATCCCGACGCCATCACGCTGATCGCCGTCACCAAGTACACGGGGGTGGACGATATCCGCCTCCTTCGCGACCTGGGCGTCCGCCATTTCGGCGAGAACCGGGTGGAGGCCGCGGCCCCGAAAATCGAGGCCCTGGCCGAACTCGACGCCGTCTGGCACATGATCGGGAACATCCAGCGGCGTAAAACTAAAGATGTGCTGCGACTTTTTGATAAGATCGACGCCGTGGACCGGCATTCCCTGGCCGAGGCGCTCCAGAACCGGTGTGTGGAGCTGGATTGCCGGGCCGAGGTGCTGGTCGAAGTTAACGTTTCGGGCGAGGCGCAAAAACACGGGTTTCCGCCCCAAGCGCTGGCGGAATCGCTCGATGCGATGGCCGCGCTTGACCGCCTGGCCGTCCGAGGCCTGATGACCATGGCGCCCTACGGCGCCCCGCCCGATCGGACCCGCGCGATCTTCGGCGCGCTCGCGGATCTTGCGGCCCGGTTCGGCCTGCCCGAATTGAGCATGGGCATGAGCGACGACTTTGAGTTGGGAATCGAGGCCGGCGCCACGGAAATTCGGGTGGGCAGCGCGCTTTTCCCGGAAGATTGATACAGGTATTCGAGAATCGGCGCCAAACGCATCGCGGGCGGCCCGAAGGACACGACAGGCTGGAACATGAAGACGATGAAGGAACAGCTCGAGGCCCTCAAAAACGAGGCCCTCGATATCATTGAGAAAGCGGAGGACCTCGACATCCTGGAGACCGCCCGAGTCAAGTTTCTCGGGCGAAAAGGCGCCCTGACCGAAATCCTGCGCGGCCTCGGATCCGTCGCCGCCGAAGAACGCCCCGCCGTGGGCCAGGCCGCCAACGTCGTGAAGGACGCCATCGCCCAGGCGCTCGACGGGCGCAAGGGTCTCCTGTCCTCCGCCGCCGATGCGGCCCGCGCCGCCAGCGAGGCCGTGGACCTGTCCCTGCCCGGACGGCAGCCGCGCCGCGGCCACATCCACATGGTCAACCAGGTCACCGAGGAAATCATCGATATCTTCGCGAGCCTCGGGTTCCAGGTGGCCACCGGGCCGGATATCGAGACCGAATACTACAATTTCGACGCGCTCAACACCCCCGCCGACCACCCCGCGCGCGACTCCCACGACACCTTCTTCGTGAGGCCCGGGGTTGTCCTGCGCACGCACACCTCGCCCGTCCAGATGCGCGTGATGGAGCAGGTCCAGCCCCCCGTCGCCGTCATCGTGCCCGGACGCGTCTACCGCGTCGACTACGACGCCAGCCACAGCCCCATGTTCAACCAGATCGAGGGCCTTCTCGTGGACGAGAATGTGACCTTCGCCGATCTGAAGGGCACGCTGATGCACTTTATCCACGCCCTCTTCGGCCCGGACACGAAAGTGCGCTTCCGCCCGCACTTCTTCCCGTTCACCGAGCCTTCCGCGGAGGTGGATATCAGCTGCACCGTCTGCCAGGGCGCGGGCTGCCGACTCTGCAAGAACAGCGGCTGGCTCGAGGCCCTCGGCTGCGGCATGGTGCACCCGGAAGTTTTCAAGTGCGCGGGTTACGACTACCAGCGCTACTCCGGCTTCGCGTTCGGACTCGGCATCGACCGCATCGCGATGCTGCGCCACGCCGTCCCCAGCATCAATCACCTGTTCGACAACGATCTTCGCTTCCTGGAGCAGTTCTAATCGCCGGCGGTCGCGGCGGGCGCGCCTTTGCCCCGCCCCCTCCGCCCGATCACGTTTTTTTCGAGAGTAAGGCCCTGACATGCGCGTATCCCTGAATTGGTTGAAAGAATTCGTCGATATCGACGTGACCGCCGAAGAACTCGCCCACGAGCTGACCATGCTCGGGCTCGAGATCGAGTCCATCGAACGGCTCGGCGAGGAAATACAGGAGGTCTACGTCGGCAGGATCCTGTCGATCGAGCCCCACCCCGACGCCGACAAGATCGTCGTCTGCCAGACCGACGTCGGCGGCCCCGAACCCCTGCAGATCTGCTGTGGTGCGAAGAACATGAAAGTGGGGGACAAGGTGCCCACCGCCATCGTCGGCGCCACGCTGCCCGGAGGCTTCCAGATCGGCCGCCGCAAGATGCGCGGGGTCGAGTCCCAGGGCATGATGTGCGCCTCGACCGAACTGGGCCTGCCCGAAGGGGAAAGCGGCCTCATGATTCTCGACGAGAGCGCGCCGATCGGGCAGGACATCAAGAGCCTCCTCGGCCTGAACGACACCGTCTTCGAGATCGAGGTCACCCCGAACCGCGGCGACTGGGCCAGCATGATCGGCGTCGCGCGCGAGATCGCCGCGTTGCACGGCCGGGAGCTCCGCATACCCGAAGCGAAGGTGCGCGAGTCCGGCAAGCCCGTCGCCGATCTTACGTCGGTCATCGTGGAAGACGAGAGCCTGTGCCCGCGCTATCTGGGCCGCGTCCTGACCGGCGTAAAGGTCGGCCCCAGCCCCGAGTGGCTCTGCAAGCGCCTGATCGCCGCCGGCCAGCGCCCCATCAACAACATCGTCGACATCACCAATTTCGTCCTGATGGAAACCGGCCAGCCGCTGCACGCCTTCGACTACAACAAGCTCGCCGAAAACCGCATCGTCGTCCGATGCGCGCGCGCGGGCGAGGAAATCAATACCCTCGACGGCGAAACCCGCAAGCTGGCCGAGGACATGCTCGTCATCGCGGATGCGGCGCGGCCTCAGTGCGTCGCCGGTGTAATGGGCGGCGCGGACAGCGAGGTGGACGAATCCACCACCGCCATTTTCCTCGAAAGCGCGTACTTCCTGCCATCCTCCGTGCGCAAGACCTCGCGGTCGCTCGCGCTTATCTCGGAATCCTCCCAGCGCTTCCAGCGCGGCGCCGATCCCGATATGGCGGTCTACGCAATGGAGCGCGCCGCGCAGCTCATCGTCGAGATAGCGGGCGCGGAGACCGCCGCCGGCGTGATCGACGTGTACCCGAAGCCCCTGGCGCCGCGTGAAGTGACGCTGCCCTTCGCCCGCACGAAGCGCCTGCTCGGCACGGACATTCCACCGGCGCGCCAATGCGAGATCCTCACCCGGCTCGGTCTCGAAGTGCTCGATCAGGGCGAGGAGCAGGCGCGCTTTCGCGTGCCGGCCCGCCGCCACGACGTTTCCATGGAGGCGGATCTCATCGAGGAGATCGCGCGCCTCTCCGGCTACGACCATATCCCCGCGACCCTCCCCGGCGTACGCCCCTGCGAAAAGGTATTCGCCCCGAAAGAGAAGCGTATCCGCGCCCTGCGCCATTTCCTCGCGGGCCTCGGGCTGACCGAGCTCTACAACTGGACCTTCAGCTGCCCCGAGGATGTCGCCCGCGCCGCGCTCCCGGCGGAGTACGCCGCCATGGTCCGCCTGGAGAACCCCCTCTCCGAAAAGCAGGCCACCATGCGCTCCAGTATCATCCCGGCGCACCTCGGCAATGCCGCGCGCAACCTGAACTATGGCGTTTCCTCGATCCGCGGCTTCGAGATCGGGCCCGTCTACGGACCCGCGGACGGCCCCCAGCTTCCCGTGCAGAAGAGCCGGCTCGGCATCGTCCTGGCCGGGGAGGCCGCCGCCCCGCACTGGTCGCAAAAAGCGCGGCAGGCCGACTTCTACGACATCAAGGGCGTCGTGGAGGCGGTGCTCGCCGAGTTTGGCCTTGCGGGCGAATTTGTGGATACCAAATTCGCCACCTTCCAGGCCGGACAGCGCGCCGCCGTCCAGGTGGGCGGTGAAATCGCCGGCTACCTCGGCAAGGTGGCCCCGGGCGTCGTCAAGGCCTTCGACACGGACGGCGGTATCTTCTGCGCGGAACTCGACCTCGACCTCCTGCTCGGCGCCACGGCCCCGGCGCCCCAGTTCGCGCCCGTGCCCGCGTTTCCCCCCTCCGCGCGCGATCTCGCCGTCGTGGTCGACGCCGCCGTGCCCGCGGGCGCCCTCAAAGCCGCCGCCGCACAGTCCGGCGGCAACCTGCTGCGCTCGGTCGAGATCTTCGACATCTTCACCGGCAACCAGGTCGGCGCGGGCAGGAAAAGCGTCGCGCTCAACCTCGTGTTCCAATCCAACGACCGCACCCTGACCGACAAGGACACCCAGAAGGCCTTCGACAAGATCCTGCGGCGGCTCCAGAACGACTTCCAGGCGGCCCTCCGGTGAACCCGCTCGTCCGAGCGCAACTCAGGCAGGTCGAGCAGGCGATCGCCGGGCTCGGCGAAGTGCTGGCGGAGCGCGCGGACGACATCGAGAAATTGCAGGCCGCGCGCGAGAACCTGCAAAAGCAGGTCTGGACCCGCAGCAAGGAATTGTCCGTGCTGGAGTCGGCCGTGGCCGATTACGACGCGCTGGAGACGGCCAATCGGCGATACCGGGAGCGCGAGGCGGATCTCGAACAGCGCCTGCGCCAGGTCCTCGCCTACACCCGGGCGCTCTCGGAGGCCATCCGGCAATGAACGGCGGGCACATCGAAGCGCGGATCGCGAACGTCAAGCTGCGGCTCCCGGTTTACCGCGACCCCAAAACCACGCTCGAACTCGCCGAAGAAGTCACCGCGCGGATCAAGGCGATGGAGGAAAAGGCCGGCCGCGTCGACAGCCAGGCTTTCGCCCTCCAGGCCGCCTTCGCCTACGCCGCCGAACTCCACGCCGAGCGCGCCGAACGCGAAGACGATACCCGCGACCTCCTCAAGGCCCTCGACGCCATCGCCACATCGCTCAACCGCCTCCTCGAAGAACATCCCCCAAAAGAGTGAATAAGGGCAATTCTTCAGCCGCCTGAAGCAGTCACCCTCGTCGCACCCAACGGTGGCGGCTCTCGGTGATCGAACACCGCCATCCCCACGCAAGGGACGGTCGATTTAACTGGTGCGGACGCCTCAAAACCTACAAGTTTGTGCTAACGCCCTATGGCGTCATTCCCGCGAAAGCGGGAATCCAGGGGGATTCGGAGGTTTGCGCGATCCCGTCGCTGGATCCCCCCGTTCGGGGCTGTCGATTTACCGTGTGCGGTGAGCGCATTTCCTACAATTTTTTGTTAACGCCCTATGGCGTCATTCCCGCGAAAGCGGGAATCCAGTGGAGTTCGGAGGTTTGTGCGTTCGCGTCGCTGGATCCCCCCGTTCGGGGCTGTCGATTTAACGTGTGCGGTGAGCACATTTCCTACAATTTTGTGTTAACGCCCTATGGCGTCATTCCCGCGAAAGCGGGAATCCAGTGGAGTTCGGAGGTTTGTGCGTTCGCGTCGCTGGATCCCCGCGTTCGCGGGGATGACGGATCTGCCCATTCCTTCTATAGTGTAGGGTGAGTTAAGTAAACCGACAGCCACGCAAATGGGAAGCCACTTTTCGCAAACGGGGTCTTGATCACTCAGCGTTCCGTTGATAGGGGGCCTTGAAGTCCACACTGGCCCCGCAAATCTCACAGGGCGCCGTAGCAATTCCCGGCAATCTCGCTACTTCTCGTCTCGCGCGGATCTCAGCTTCAGATCGCCCTCGACGTAGCTGTGAATCAACCCCGAGATCAGGGTCTGGTAGGGCACCCCCATTTCCAGCGCCTTCTTCTGGATGCCACGAAAATCGTGGTCGTAAAGGCGAATCGTAACCCGCCGATCTTTTTTGAACGTACTGGTCGCGGCCGCCTTGATGGCGGCAAGTTCCGCCGGGTCGGGTTTAGATAGCGACAGTATATCGTCTTCCAGCGCCGCGAGGATCGCCTTTTCTTCCTTGTCGTACTTCATCTCAATCCGCCCTTTCCAACGGACCACCCTTCCTGGGAATGGCCCATCTCTGGACCTTTTATTCCACGTTTGCCCCGGAAATCCCCGAGAATCCCGCAGGGCGGCGCAGCACTTCCCGAACAGGCATTCACGCCTACCGGATTCGTCGTTCGGGGCCAGGCCAACGGCATCGCTTTCGTTACATTTGTGGGCCTCGCCCCCGCATAGCCAGCAGCGATATCAGCACGAATCCAAGCAGGAACACATCGCCGATGTGCCGCCGGAAGCCGTCCGAGAAAACCTTGGCGGCGGGCGGACAACCGGTTGGTTCACCCTCACCCTCACCTTCCCCCTCACCCTCGCCCTCACCCTCACCCTCACCCTCGCCCTCGCCCTCGCCCTCGCCCTCACCCTCGCCCTCACCCTCACCCTCACCCTCACCCTCACCCTCGCCCTCGCCCTCGCCCTCGCCCTCGCCCTCACCCTCGCCCTCGCCCTCGCCCTCACCCTCACCCTCACCCTCACCCTCACCCTCACCTTCACCTTCACCTTCACCTTCACCTTCACCTTCACCTTCACCGGATTCGAGTTGGGCGTATAGCTCATATACGCTGAGCAGGCCATCTCTATTCAGGTCGATTTCGAGAAACTGCGCCACGGTGAGGCCAGCCCTGGCATGCTGGGCTTCGATCAAGGATAGAAATCCATCGCCGTCTGTGTCGGCCACAATCAACGTCGCGAGGAGAGCGGCGGCAATGTCGGGGAGGCTGCCCGTGTTTTCCTCTCCGGCGACAACGATATAATTTGTCCGGATCTTGGTGTCCGTTGCGCCATTGTTCGCCACGACGGTGAGGGAGACGCTATATTCACCGGGCCGCAGGTAGATATGCCGCGGATTGCGGGTGTTCCCGAAGGCGCCGTCTCCGAACTGCCAGAACCAACTGGCCACGGTGACGCCGCGAACTTGCGTTCTGTCGGCGAAGTCCACGGCCAGTGGGGCATCGCCGCTTCGAGGAGTCGCCTCGAAGTCTGCCTGGATGACCACCTCACCCTCACCCTCACCCTCACCCTCACCTTCACCTTCACCTTCACCTTCTCCTTCTCCTTCTCCGACGGCGCCTTCCGCCTTAAACAGGGCGGTTACCCGCCGGCTGGCCGGGCGGCCCTCGAGGTCGCCCATGTCGAGATAGAGAGTGCTATCGGTCCGCCCGTACAAGGCGACCCGGGTCCCGTCCGAATCGATGGCGGCCGTTCCGGCCCCCTGCCACATGACAAAGGTGTAACCGGGCTGGGGAATGGCTGTTATCGCCACGGTCTCATCCGCGCTGTAGTGTGCGCTGGCCGGCATTGCGACGGCGTAGCCCGCGCAGGCCGCGTTGCCCGCGGGCGAACCGGCGATGGCGGCGTCCAGTGTAAGACGGGCCATTTCCTCGAAAATCGCAATGGCGACCGGCCCGTTGCACGTATAGGGAACCGTGATTGTGTCCTCGGTCTCGCCGGTGCTCCATCGCGTAAACCTCCAACCGGGATTGGGGATGGCGGTGAATTGCGCGTAACGGGTTTCCGGAGCTCCGGATCCGTTACAGCCGCCCGCGGGCCCGACGGCGGTGTCCAGGAAGGGGCTGCCGCCCGCTTCGGCGCCGGGTACCGCGGCGAAAACCTGGCCGGCGCCCTCGTGCGCCGCGATCAGGGGAACCCGGTGTCCTCCCGTTGGCGCGGTCGTATCGAGTTCCGTTGCGCCGTAGCCCAGCCTGATGGTTGCGTACGGGGCGTGGGTGGTCCAATTGCCGCCATCCGCCGCCCACCCGCCGCCCTCCAGGTTGGTGATCCGAATGGTGTCTCCGAGGAGGCCCCGGATACGCGTCGCTCCGCCCGGAAGGCTTTCCTCGGTTGCCGGCGTTCCCTCGAGCCGGAAATTGCCCGAGCGAACCACCAGATCCGCCGGCGGCATGGCGATCGCACGCACTTCCTGGCCGGGATTGACGTGCATGAACCGGTCGGCCGGACGGGTGCTCCCGTCAAGGAGCGTGTCCGGCGCGGACCAGAATTGGAAGCGCGCGTCCCCGCCGCGAGCGGACAATGCCACGGTGCGTCCCAATCGAACGTCGGTTTCCGCGCCGGGCAGGAGCGGACCTTCGCAGACAACGTGCGCGGTTACATTGAGGCCTGGGCCAGAACCGATGGTGAGAGAGCCGGCGCTCTCCAGACCGCCGGGACACCCGCATTCAGGCGCATCCGGGATGGGCGATCCCGGCAGTTGATCGGACAAGGCCCGGTTCGGAAACCGCCAGACCCGAAGCAGGTCCGGGTCCCAGCCGAAGTCGTCGCCTGTCGTGATCAACGCCCACTCTTCGGCGTTGGTCAGACCGTCAAAGTCCAGGTCCCGATCCGGGCCGAGGTAGGGCTCGGCATTGGCCGCGTACCGGTCGATATCGAGCACGATCCCGTAGTGTTCTTCCACCAGGGAAGCGATACGCAGGCGGTGCCCGTAGCTTCCCAGCGTCATGTAGGAGGCTACCGTGTTCACGGCGGCGTTGCCCCGCCCGGCGAGATCGTGGGCCGCCTGGCGCTGGTTCTCGGAGAAG
Protein-coding sequences here:
- a CDS encoding ABC transporter permease subunit, with translation MSAVMDYMRGPWYIALFTWREGIRKKTLVGFLILSLLVIFGASFMSAFLNQSTASAESQSELDLKLIKDICVTTISIFGMLIAIFISASVVPNEVENKVIYTVLSKPVRRLQYLLGKFIGVQMIILANLLLMAGLFFIAIWSKQGVMPTLLLWSVSLTYFEFLVVSAFTFAISCTSTSAVLPTIGGLFIYMIGNLTEYLKDVHLRARESEEAFSMLLGNLAQWLYNILPNLQKFSMKNYILDMPPNDPLPPEVWDQIPNLLIYGLAYALSGYLIAYWVFRRKEL
- the pheS gene encoding phenylalanine--tRNA ligase subunit alpha codes for the protein MKEQLEALKNEALDIIEKAEDLDILETARVKFLGRKGALTEILRGLGSVAAEERPAVGQAANVVKDAIAQALDGRKGLLSSAADAARAASEAVDLSLPGRQPRRGHIHMVNQVTEEIIDIFASLGFQVATGPDIETEYYNFDALNTPADHPARDSHDTFFVRPGVVLRTHTSPVQMRVMEQVQPPVAVIVPGRVYRVDYDASHSPMFNQIEGLLVDENVTFADLKGTLMHFIHALFGPDTKVRFRPHFFPFTEPSAEVDISCTVCQGAGCRLCKNSGWLEALGCGMVHPEVFKCAGYDYQRYSGFAFGLGIDRIAMLRHAVPSINHLFDNDLRFLEQF
- a CDS encoding DUF5011 domain-containing protein gives rise to the protein MYTIDLIGPPVIYVDLGAAFTDPGAIATEPGGNSIFNVPADTSAVDTSAYGEYTVYYTLTGPSGGVAATETRLVRVWPSLTLSVRGYGVTSPQEYLPHYYAPGSTVAIVAEETPYTHFVGWEGDAVADPASAETTVLLDTSKAVTAVFENGYRVVFRVEGRGALRYTLGGETRTVAEADGPVSLIVPLETFTIPLAAAPDPGWEFWQWRYGGGDGYGNADAQYVPGFEFYVWRHDEITALFAPEGAVEFTAITIEPALGGLTVPPAGTYQVPCYAATDLDCVQACQDGLPLPEGCGDCEHSVFPVQAEPELDWRFQRWYTISGGEISSSPYYYVEANAPTTIAPFFAERRGLRFIDLLGDLRQFLIEIGELGLEDDGYDLDRDWGGFWTGASGVLNFTGNGIPDVAEFALLLTILHDTRLYDSKRDASHITVWRAFSENQRQAAHDLAGRGNAAVNTVASYMTLGSYGHRLRIASLVEEHYGIVLDIDRYAANAEPYLGPDRDLDFDGLTNAEEWALITTGDDFGWDPDLLRVWRFPNRALSDQLPGSPIPDAPECGCPGGLESAGSLTIGSGPGLNVTAHVVCEGPLLPGAETDVRLGRTVALSARGGDARFQFWSAPDTLLDGSTRPADRFMHVNPGQEVRAIAMPPADLVVRSGNFRLEGTPATEESLPGGATRIRGLLGDTIRITNLEGGGWAADGGNWTTHAPYATIRLGYGATELDTTAPTGGHRVPLIAAHEGAGQVFAAVPGAEAGGSPFLDTAVGPAGGCNGSGAPETRYAQFTAIPNPGWRFTRWSTGETEDTITVPYTCNGPVAIAIFEEMARLTLDAAIAGSPAGNAACAGYAVAMPASAHYSADETVAITAIPQPGYTFVMWQGAGTAAIDSDGTRVALYGRTDSTLYLDMGDLEGRPASRRVTALFKAEGAVGEGEGEGEGEGEGEGEGEGEGEVVIQADFEATPRSGDAPLAVDFADRTQVRGVTVASWFWQFGDGAFGNTRNPRHIYLRPGEYSVSLTVVANNGATDTKIRTNYIVVAGEENTGSLPDIAAALLATLIVADTDGDGFLSLIEAQHARAGLTVAQFLEIDLNRDGLLSVYELYAQLESGEGEGEGEGEGEGEGEGEGEGEGEGEGEGEGEGEGEGEGEGEGEGEGEGEGEGEGEGEGEGEGEGEGEGEGEGEGEGEGEGEGEPTGCPPAAKVFSDGFRRHIGDVFLLGFVLISLLAMRGRGPQM
- the pheT gene encoding phenylalanine--tRNA ligase subunit beta, with the translated sequence MRVSLNWLKEFVDIDVTAEELAHELTMLGLEIESIERLGEEIQEVYVGRILSIEPHPDADKIVVCQTDVGGPEPLQICCGAKNMKVGDKVPTAIVGATLPGGFQIGRRKMRGVESQGMMCASTELGLPEGESGLMILDESAPIGQDIKSLLGLNDTVFEIEVTPNRGDWASMIGVAREIAALHGRELRIPEAKVRESGKPVADLTSVIVEDESLCPRYLGRVLTGVKVGPSPEWLCKRLIAAGQRPINNIVDITNFVLMETGQPLHAFDYNKLAENRIVVRCARAGEEINTLDGETRKLAEDMLVIADAARPQCVAGVMGGADSEVDESTTAIFLESAYFLPSSVRKTSRSLALISESSQRFQRGADPDMAVYAMERAAQLIVEIAGAETAAGVIDVYPKPLAPREVTLPFARTKRLLGTDIPPARQCEILTRLGLEVLDQGEEQARFRVPARRHDVSMEADLIEEIARLSGYDHIPATLPGVRPCEKVFAPKEKRIRALRHFLAGLGLTELYNWTFSCPEDVARAALPAEYAAMVRLENPLSEKQATMRSSIIPAHLGNAARNLNYGVSSIRGFEIGPVYGPADGPQLPVQKSRLGIVLAGEAAAPHWSQKARQADFYDIKGVVEAVLAEFGLAGEFVDTKFATFQAGQRAAVQVGGEIAGYLGKVAPGVVKAFDTDGGIFCAELDLDLLLGATAPAPQFAPVPAFPPSARDLAVVVDAAVPAGALKAAAAQSGGNLLRSVEIFDIFTGNQVGAGRKSVALNLVFQSNDRTLTDKDTQKAFDKILRRLQNDFQAALR
- a CDS encoding YggS family pyridoxal phosphate-dependent enzyme; protein product: MSREEEIRKRLESVRARITSAAERSGRNPDAITLIAVTKYTGVDDIRLLRDLGVRHFGENRVEAAAPKIEALAELDAVWHMIGNIQRRKTKDVLRLFDKIDAVDRHSLAEALQNRCVELDCRAEVLVEVNVSGEAQKHGFPPQALAESLDAMAALDRLAVRGLMTMAPYGAPPDRTRAIFGALADLAARFGLPELSMGMSDDFELGIEAGATEIRVGSALFPED
- the zapA gene encoding cell division protein ZapA, encoding MNGGHIEARIANVKLRLPVYRDPKTTLELAEEVTARIKAMEEKAGRVDSQAFALQAAFAYAAELHAERAEREDDTRDLLKALDAIATSLNRLLEEHPPKE